Proteins from a single region of Desulfolutivibrio sulfoxidireducens:
- the hisD gene encoding histidinol dehydrogenase, whose amino-acid sequence MPCPLYLCSTPADFAPVLDRLTARQTPPQGEIAERTADILADVAARGDTALVDYTRRFDCPDFTADMLCVAPDEIKAAAASIPASDLAIITEAAANIRQFHEAQIQHSWWMTRPDGTLLGRMVTPVDSAGLYVPGGIGGETPLISSLLMNAIPAQVAKVARIAVVSPPRKDGTLNPSILAAAHVLGLTEIYRVGSAWAIAALAHGTKTIAPTDVLAGPGNIFVTTAKRLLVGTVGIDMIAGPSEIVILADDTANPDWLAADMLSQAEHDPLAASVCLTTSETLARAVREALKGRLATLPRHDITARALADFGAVAAVGDLDAGATLVNRMAPEHLELAVADPWALLGKIRHAGAIFLGHTSPEPVGDYFAGPNHVLPTMGTARFSSGLSVASFCKESSVIATAPGFVREHGAKIARLARLEGLEAHARSVECRFSQK is encoded by the coding sequence ATGCCCTGTCCCCTTTATCTCTGTTCCACGCCAGCGGATTTCGCCCCCGTGCTCGACCGGCTGACCGCACGCCAGACCCCGCCTCAGGGAGAAATCGCCGAACGAACGGCGGACATCCTGGCCGATGTGGCCGCTCGCGGCGATACGGCCCTGGTGGATTACACCAGGCGCTTCGATTGCCCTGATTTCACGGCCGATATGCTGTGCGTGGCCCCGGACGAAATCAAGGCCGCCGCAGCCAGCATTCCCGCTTCGGATCTGGCCATCATCACCGAGGCCGCCGCCAACATCCGACAGTTCCACGAGGCCCAGATCCAACATTCCTGGTGGATGACCAGGCCCGACGGTACCCTGCTCGGGCGCATGGTCACCCCGGTGGATAGCGCCGGGCTGTACGTCCCGGGAGGGATCGGAGGCGAAACGCCGCTGATATCCAGCCTGCTCATGAACGCCATCCCGGCCCAGGTGGCCAAAGTGGCCCGCATCGCCGTGGTCTCTCCGCCCAGAAAGGACGGCACGCTCAATCCCTCTATCCTGGCCGCCGCCCACGTCCTGGGATTGACCGAAATCTACCGGGTGGGCAGCGCCTGGGCCATCGCCGCCCTGGCCCACGGCACAAAAACCATCGCCCCGACCGATGTTCTGGCCGGACCCGGCAACATCTTCGTGACCACGGCCAAGCGGCTTCTGGTGGGCACGGTGGGCATCGACATGATCGCCGGGCCAAGCGAGATCGTGATCCTGGCCGACGATACGGCCAACCCGGACTGGTTGGCGGCGGACATGCTCTCCCAGGCCGAACACGATCCCCTGGCCGCCTCGGTGTGCCTGACCACCAGCGAGACCCTGGCCCGGGCCGTGCGCGAGGCCCTGAAAGGGCGGTTGGCCACCCTGCCCCGTCACGACATCACGGCCCGGGCCCTGGCCGATTTCGGAGCCGTGGCCGCCGTGGGCGACCTGGACGCGGGAGCCACCCTGGTCAACCGCATGGCCCCGGAGCACCTGGAACTGGCCGTGGCCGATCCATGGGCCCTGCTTGGGAAAATCCGCCACGCCGGGGCTATCTTTCTGGGGCATACCTCCCCCGAGCCTGTGGGCGACTACTTCGCCGGTCCCAACCATGTGCTGCCCACAATGGGCACGGCCCGCTTTTCCTCGGGCCTGTCCGTGGCCTCCTTTTGCAAGGAGTCGAGCGTCATTGCCACCGCCCCGGGATTTGTCCGGGAACACGGCGCGAAGATCGCCCGTTTGGCCCGGCTTGAAGGCCTGGAGGCCCACGCCCGGTCCGTGGAATGCCGTTTTTCGCAAAAATGA
- a CDS encoding CBS domain-containing protein yields the protein MSPSDKPAPTTVITGHANADFDCLAAMVAAGKLYPGAVLIFPGSQEKNLRHFFIQSATYLFNFKSFKDIDPEDVTTLVMVDTRQKSRVPHVAGLFEKTDLVIHCYDHHPDSEDDVAATFSLVRPWGSTTAILIKELRARGLTVTPDEATILGLGIYEDTGSFTFSSTTEYDLEAAAWLRASGMDVNVIADLMTRELSSEQITIMSGLIESAATHDINGVEVVVAEAYCERYVGDFALLVHKFLDMENIRVLFALGMMNDRVHLVARSRSPDVDVGRICASLGGGGHAYAASASIKNKTVTQVKEELFALLYSQINPQIRIRQLMSKPAVSVEEDQSIAKAAEIMTRYGLKALPVVKPGTKSCVGVLEHDIMDKAVKHGLGDFAVDEYMIRDPATVTPDTDLYPLMEIILGRRQRLVPVVENEELTGVVTRTDLVNTIVQEPARIPESLLPERKRERNIAALVRERLPRELVALLKSIGELGRDLGLAVYVVGGFVRDLLLHQPNFDVDLVVEGDGIAFAEAMAKTFGGRAKSHPKFKTAVVVLEDGRRIDVATARLEYYEYPAALPTVELSSIKMDLYRRDFTINALAVHLNPDRFGELADFFGAQRDIKDRVVRVLHSLSFVEDPTRILRAIRFSERYNFRIGTQTERLIKNALQHNFFHKLSGSRLFHELTLILGEETPLSCLRRMQHYKLLSAIHPLLSLDPSKETLLLATDNVIKWYRLLYIDPKPKTWLVFFLALCSGLDDEQFGVIATRLSFSKKVRTEISGLRHAVRDAAHRLYNWEYLKLPVSELYFLLAPLPLEGALYLMARNPKESIQKHISLFLTKLRDTQIEITGDDIMRMGVEPGPRYARILRAVTAAAVDGVAISRERQLELAGRLARGEISDAPPVWDVPDWGEGKGGR from the coding sequence ATGTCCCCATCAGACAAGCCAGCCCCCACAACCGTCATCACCGGCCACGCCAACGCCGATTTCGACTGCCTGGCGGCCATGGTGGCGGCCGGAAAGCTCTATCCCGGCGCGGTCCTGATTTTTCCCGGTAGCCAGGAGAAAAACCTGCGCCATTTTTTCATCCAAAGCGCCACGTATCTCTTCAACTTCAAATCCTTCAAGGACATCGACCCGGAGGACGTGACCACCCTGGTCATGGTGGACACCCGCCAGAAAAGCCGGGTTCCCCACGTGGCCGGCCTGTTCGAAAAAACGGATCTGGTCATTCACTGCTACGACCACCATCCCGACTCCGAAGACGACGTGGCCGCCACCTTTTCCCTGGTCAGACCCTGGGGCTCCACCACGGCCATCCTGATCAAGGAACTGCGCGCCCGGGGACTGACCGTGACCCCGGACGAGGCCACCATCCTGGGCCTGGGCATCTACGAGGACACGGGCTCGTTCACCTTTTCCTCCACCACCGAATATGATCTGGAGGCCGCCGCCTGGCTGCGGGCCTCGGGCATGGACGTCAACGTCATAGCCGATCTTATGACCCGGGAACTGAGCAGCGAACAGATCACCATCATGAGCGGGCTCATCGAGTCCGCCGCCACCCACGACATCAACGGCGTGGAGGTGGTGGTGGCCGAGGCCTACTGCGAGCGGTACGTGGGCGATTTCGCCCTTCTGGTCCACAAATTCCTGGACATGGAGAACATCCGGGTGCTCTTCGCCCTGGGCATGATGAACGACCGGGTGCACCTGGTGGCCCGCTCCAGAAGCCCGGACGTGGACGTGGGCCGCATCTGCGCCTCCCTTGGCGGCGGCGGCCACGCCTACGCGGCCTCGGCCTCGATCAAGAACAAGACCGTCACCCAGGTCAAGGAGGAGCTCTTCGCCCTGCTCTATTCCCAGATCAATCCCCAGATTCGCATCCGCCAACTCATGAGCAAACCGGCGGTCAGCGTGGAGGAGGACCAGTCCATCGCCAAGGCCGCCGAGATCATGACCCGCTATGGACTCAAGGCCTTGCCGGTGGTGAAACCCGGGACGAAGTCCTGTGTGGGGGTCCTCGAACACGATATCATGGACAAAGCCGTCAAACACGGCCTCGGTGATTTCGCCGTGGACGAATACATGATCCGCGACCCGGCCACGGTCACCCCGGACACGGACCTGTATCCGCTTATGGAAATCATCCTGGGACGGCGGCAACGCCTGGTGCCTGTGGTGGAAAACGAGGAACTGACGGGCGTGGTCACCCGTACGGATCTGGTCAACACCATCGTCCAGGAGCCGGCCAGAATACCGGAATCGCTTCTTCCCGAACGCAAACGGGAACGGAACATCGCCGCCCTCGTGCGGGAACGCCTGCCTCGGGAACTGGTGGCCCTGCTCAAGTCCATCGGGGAACTTGGCCGCGACCTCGGCCTGGCCGTCTACGTGGTGGGCGGGTTCGTGCGCGACCTGCTCCTGCACCAGCCCAACTTCGACGTGGACCTGGTAGTCGAGGGCGACGGCATCGCCTTTGCCGAGGCCATGGCCAAAACTTTCGGCGGCCGGGCCAAGTCCCATCCGAAATTCAAGACCGCCGTGGTGGTCCTGGAAGACGGCCGGCGCATCGACGTGGCCACGGCCCGCCTGGAATACTACGAATACCCGGCCGCCCTGCCCACGGTGGAACTGTCCTCCATCAAGATGGACCTCTACCGCCGGGACTTCACCATCAACGCCCTGGCCGTGCATCTCAATCCCGACCGTTTCGGCGAACTGGCGGATTTTTTCGGAGCCCAGCGGGACATCAAGGATCGCGTGGTGCGGGTCCTGCACTCCTTAAGCTTCGTGGAGGATCCCACCCGCATCCTGCGGGCCATCCGCTTCAGCGAACGCTACAACTTCCGCATCGGAACCCAGACCGAACGGCTCATCAAAAACGCCCTGCAGCATAACTTCTTCCACAAGCTCTCGGGCTCACGGCTTTTTCACGAGCTCACCCTGATCCTCGGCGAGGAGACCCCTCTGTCCTGCCTGCGCCGCATGCAGCACTATAAGCTTCTCTCAGCCATCCACCCCCTGCTCTCCCTCGATCCATCGAAGGAAACCCTGCTTTTGGCCACGGACAACGTCATCAAGTGGTATCGACTCCTCTACATCGACCCCAAACCAAAGACGTGGCTGGTTTTTTTTCTGGCTCTGTGCTCGGGTCTGGACGACGAACAATTCGGGGTCATCGCTACCCGCCTGTCCTTTTCCAAAAAGGTCCGTACCGAGATCAGCGGCCTGCGACACGCCGTGCGCGACGCGGCCCACAGGCTCTATAACTGGGAATACCTGAAACTCCCCGTCAGCGAGTTGTATTTTTTGCTGGCGCCCCTTCCCCTTGAGGGCGCGTTGTATCTCATGGCCAGAAATCCCAAGGAATCCATTCAGAAACACATCTCGCTGTTTCTGACGAAGCTGAGGGACACCCAGATCGAGATCACCGGCGACGACATCATGCGCATGGGCGTGGAACCGGGACCGCGCTACGCCCGCATCCTGCGGGCGGTCACGGCCGCGGCTGTGGACGGCGTGGCCATAAGCCGCGAACGCCAACTTGAATTGGCCGGCCGGCTGGCCCGTGGCGAAATCTCCGACGCGCCGCCGGTGTGGGACGTGCCGGACTGGGGGGAAGGAAAAGGGGGGAGATGA
- the xerD gene encoding site-specific tyrosine recombinase XerD, with protein sequence MKRGTGGKGLSSPGPLSGPAATGEGACDRTVGRQPHPLVDHYLEYLLVSKGLSENSLQAYSQDLDLFTRFLGDRGADVASVTDETIFLYILYLRQRGLSSRSMARHLSALRGFFAFAADEGVIPESPAELVENPKLPRLLPDVLTTDEMERLLSAPDMETPLGFRDKAMLELLYAAGLRVSELVALTPLDFDAQTGLLKIFGKGSKERLVPIHYLAQDICIRYLENIRGTFNPVQHFFFLNRSGKGLTRQGVWKLIKRYAVQAGIAKAISPHSLRHSFATHLLEGGADLRTVQILLGHADISATEIYTHVQANRLLTVHGTYHPRSRLHVKS encoded by the coding sequence ATGAAAAGGGGAACGGGCGGAAAAGGCCTTTCTTCCCCGGGCCCCCTTTCCGGCCCCGCCGCGACCGGCGAGGGGGCTTGCGACCGGACGGTCGGCCGCCAGCCCCATCCCCTGGTGGACCACTATCTGGAATACCTGCTGGTCTCGAAGGGCCTGTCGGAAAACAGCCTTCAGGCCTATTCCCAGGACCTGGACCTGTTTACGCGATTTCTGGGGGATCGCGGCGCGGACGTGGCCTCGGTCACGGACGAGACGATTTTCCTGTATATCCTGTATTTGCGGCAGCGAGGCCTGTCCAGCCGGTCCATGGCCCGGCATCTCTCGGCCCTGCGCGGTTTTTTCGCGTTTGCGGCCGACGAGGGGGTCATCCCCGAGAGTCCGGCCGAACTCGTGGAGAATCCCAAACTCCCCCGGCTTCTGCCCGACGTCTTGACCACGGACGAGATGGAACGGCTCTTGTCCGCCCCGGATATGGAGACCCCGCTTGGCTTTCGGGACAAGGCCATGCTGGAACTGCTCTACGCCGCCGGGCTTCGCGTCTCGGAACTCGTCGCCCTGACCCCCCTGGACTTCGACGCCCAGACCGGACTGCTCAAAATCTTCGGCAAGGGATCGAAGGAACGCCTCGTGCCCATCCATTATCTGGCCCAGGACATTTGTATTCGGTACCTGGAAAACATCCGGGGGACCTTCAACCCGGTGCAGCACTTTTTTTTCCTCAACCGCTCGGGCAAGGGCCTGACCCGCCAGGGCGTGTGGAAGCTGATCAAGCGCTACGCCGTCCAGGCCGGCATCGCCAAGGCCATAAGCCCCCATAGCCTGCGCCACTCCTTCGCCACCCACCTGCTCGAAGGCGGCGCGGACCTGCGCACGGTGCAGATCCTGCTCGGGCACGCGGACATCAGCGCCACGGAAATCTATACCCACGTCCAGGCCAACCGGCTCTTGACCGTCCACGGGACCTACCACCCCCGTTCCCGTTTGCACGTTAAAAGTTAA
- a CDS encoding LL-diaminopimelate aminotransferase codes for MTQFRLAKRVATLPPYLFAEIDRLKAEVKAQGMDIISLGIGDPDLPTPDFIIEALYASAKKPKNHQYPSYTGLLSFRKAVADWYQTRFGVGLDPENEVVSLIGSKEGIAHFPLAFIDPGDLALIASPNYPVYPVATGFAGGEAKILPLTPENDFLPDLAAISDADWERAKVFFVNYPNNPTAASAPREFYEKLVKKARETGTILVSDAAYTELYYDEAKRPLSILEIAGARDVAIEFHSLSKTYNMTGWRIGMAVGNESLVKGLGKIKENVDSGIFQAVQEAGVAALTHGEPHAASARAIYKERRDVAVAALGKMGIACRAPDATFYLWCRVPAGETSAGFVSRVLKNTGVVLTPGNGFGAPGEGFFRIALTVGKERLTEALSRIAAL; via the coding sequence ATGACCCAGTTTCGACTCGCAAAGCGTGTGGCCACGCTTCCCCCGTACCTTTTCGCCGAGATCGACCGGCTCAAGGCGGAAGTGAAAGCCCAGGGCATGGACATCATCTCCCTGGGCATCGGGGACCCGGACCTGCCCACGCCGGATTTCATCATCGAGGCCCTGTACGCCTCGGCCAAAAAGCCGAAGAATCATCAATATCCCTCGTATACCGGGCTATTGTCCTTTCGCAAGGCCGTGGCCGACTGGTACCAGACCCGTTTCGGCGTGGGCCTGGACCCGGAAAACGAGGTGGTCAGCCTTATCGGGTCCAAGGAGGGCATCGCCCATTTCCCCTTGGCCTTCATCGATCCCGGGGATCTGGCGCTTATCGCCTCGCCCAACTATCCGGTCTATCCGGTGGCCACGGGATTCGCCGGCGGGGAGGCGAAAATCCTGCCCCTGACCCCGGAAAACGACTTCCTGCCGGACCTTGCCGCCATATCCGACGCCGACTGGGAGCGGGCCAAGGTCTTTTTCGTCAACTACCCCAACAACCCCACGGCGGCCTCGGCTCCGCGCGAATTTTACGAGAAGCTGGTGAAAAAGGCCAGGGAAACCGGGACCATCCTGGTCTCCGACGCGGCCTACACCGAACTGTACTACGATGAGGCCAAAAGGCCTCTGTCCATCCTCGAGATCGCCGGGGCCAGGGACGTGGCCATCGAGTTCCACAGCCTGTCCAAGACCTACAATATGACCGGCTGGCGCATCGGCATGGCCGTGGGCAATGAAAGTCTGGTCAAGGGCTTGGGAAAAATCAAGGAAAACGTGGATTCGGGCATCTTCCAGGCCGTGCAGGAGGCCGGGGTGGCCGCGTTGACCCATGGCGAACCCCATGCCGCCTCGGCCCGGGCCATCTATAAGGAACGCCGGGACGTGGCCGTGGCCGCCCTGGGAAAAATGGGCATTGCCTGCCGCGCACCCGACGCCACCTTCTACCTGTGGTGCCGCGTTCCGGCAGGGGAGACCTCGGCCGGATTCGTGTCCCGGGTGCTGAAAAACACCGGCGTGGTGCTCACCCCCGGAAACGGCTTCGGCGCGCCCGGCGAGGGCTTTTTCCGCATCGCCCTGACCGTGGGCAAAGAGCGCCTTACGGAGGCCTTGTCACGGATCGCCGCACTCTAA
- the folK gene encoding 2-amino-4-hydroxy-6-hydroxymethyldihydropteridine diphosphokinase has translation MKSLDATVAYVGLGANQGDARVALDAALSRIRGLPDLAVSAVSPGYATEPQDKADQPWFHNRVAALSVGPSWTPEDLMRALLDIERAMGRPPVEERERFGPRVIDLDLLIFGGEVRETSFLTLPHPRMRRRAFVLVPLRDVAPDMVFADGEGIEAALAKIPFKIEGNTIFQDF, from the coding sequence ATGAAGTCTTTGGACGCCACCGTAGCCTATGTGGGTCTGGGAGCCAACCAGGGCGACGCCAGGGTCGCCCTGGACGCGGCCCTGAGCCGCATCCGGGGACTGCCGGACCTGGCCGTTTCGGCCGTGTCCCCGGGCTATGCCACCGAACCCCAGGACAAGGCCGATCAGCCCTGGTTCCACAACCGGGTGGCGGCCTTGTCCGTTGGGCCGTCCTGGACCCCGGAAGACCTGATGCGAGCCCTTTTGGACATCGAAAGGGCCATGGGACGACCGCCGGTCGAGGAACGGGAACGTTTCGGCCCCCGGGTCATCGATCTGGACCTGCTCATATTCGGCGGCGAGGTCCGCGAGACGTCGTTTCTGACCCTGCCGCATCCGCGTATGCGTCGCCGGGCCTTTGTGCTCGTGCCGCTTCGCGACGTGGCCCCGGATATGGTTTTCGCGGACGGGGAGGGGATCGAGGCGGCGCTTGCGAAAATCCCTTTCAAAATCGAGGGGAATACCATATTCCAGGACTTCTGA
- a CDS encoding transcriptional regulator, protein MYRWLILILAGFILWKLFTGDKKRKKAKETEEKDNLVATGEMVKDPMCGAFVSKDGDIRVREGDKVHYFCSYECRDKYVKMIQGDTTKAVSEADAPQKDA, encoded by the coding sequence ATGTATAGATGGCTTATCCTCATCCTGGCCGGGTTCATACTGTGGAAACTGTTTACCGGGGACAAAAAGCGCAAGAAGGCCAAGGAAACCGAGGAAAAAGACAATCTGGTGGCCACCGGCGAGATGGTCAAGGACCCCATGTGCGGGGCCTTCGTGTCCAAGGACGGGGACATCCGGGTGCGCGAGGGCGACAAGGTGCATTATTTTTGCAGCTACGAATGCCGGGATAAATACGTCAAGATGATCCAGGGCGACACGACCAAGGCCGTATCCGAGGCTGACGCCCCGCAAAAGGACGCCTAG
- the fsa gene encoding fructose-6-phosphate aldolase, with protein sequence MKFFLDTANLDEIRQAKDYGLIDGVTTNPSLFARESEDWRTLAEKICRETPGPVSLEVIGQSAGEMIAEANELVKIGPNVVVKIPMTLEGLKAVNELTAQAIDTNVTLVFHPLQALLAAKAGATFVSPFVGRLDALAQDGMEVVGQIVAIFKNYDFRTQVLVASVRHPMHVLEAALLGAEVATIPFAVVKELSRHPLTDKGLEIFMKDWEKVKK encoded by the coding sequence ATGAAATTTTTTCTTGATACCGCCAATCTGGACGAGATTCGTCAGGCCAAGGACTACGGCCTGATCGACGGCGTGACCACCAACCCGAGTCTTTTCGCCCGGGAATCCGAGGACTGGCGCACCCTGGCCGAAAAGATCTGCCGGGAGACGCCAGGACCCGTCAGTCTGGAGGTCATCGGCCAAAGTGCCGGGGAAATGATCGCCGAGGCCAACGAATTGGTCAAAATCGGGCCGAACGTGGTGGTCAAAATTCCCATGACCCTGGAAGGACTCAAGGCCGTCAACGAACTGACCGCCCAGGCCATCGACACCAACGTGACCTTGGTCTTCCATCCCCTCCAGGCCCTGCTTGCGGCCAAGGCCGGGGCCACCTTCGTCAGTCCCTTCGTGGGCCGTCTGGACGCCCTGGCCCAAGACGGCATGGAGGTGGTGGGGCAGATCGTGGCTATCTTCAAGAATTACGACTTCCGCACCCAGGTGCTGGTGGCCAGCGTGCGCCATCCCATGCATGTGCTTGAGGCCGCGCTTTTGGGCGCGGAGGTGGCCACCATCCCGTTTGCCGTGGTCAAGGAGTTGTCCAGGCACCCGTTGACCGACAAGGGACTGGAAATCTTCATGAAGGATTGGGAGAAGGTGAAAAAATAG